In Oceanotoga teriensis, the genomic window ATTGATAAAAAAGCTTTTATCAATAGAAGATTCTACTGTTAGTACTTTAATAATAACTTCAAGGGGAAAAACTGGATTGAGCAAATCCATTAAATTTGATCATATATTCGAATATAAACTTCCAAACCCATGGGAAGAAGATAAATGGGTAAAAATAATAGAAGATATAGCTAAAAAATTTGATAAAAATATAGATAAAAATGCTGCTATAAGGTTAATAGAACTTGCTGGAAAAAATGATGAATATTTATATCAAGAAATAAAGAAATTATCTATATATTCTTCAGAAACTATAAGTTTTAATGATGTAAATGAGATAAGTAGTAGTTTCTCTAATCCAGAATATGAAGATATTTGTTATGCTATTTCATCTAAAAGTTTTCAGATAGCTTTAAAAAAAATAGATGAATTAATGGAAGATCCAACATTTTATCCTTTAACTTTTTTATATTATTTATTTAACTATTTTTTAGATATGATAAAAGTTGTGTATAATGGAGAAGGAAAATTAAAATATACATGGAATCAAGTAGAAAAAATAAGTAACAATTCTGGAGTAAAAAAAGGTAGAACAAAAAATTTCTTAGGAGTTAATTTTAAAAATGATTATATAAGAAGAATAAATCATGAGAGAATATATGATATTCAATCAATAGAAGAAATATTGATTGAAATAGAAAAATTAGATAGAAGAATAAAATATGGGGAAAATTTTAAAATAATTATTACTGATTTAATAAACTATATAAAAGAAAAATAAAGACTACTGAATTTTCAGTAGTCTATCAATTATTTTTAGGTGGATTTATTTTTAAAGGTAATTTGATTAAAGTTTTTGTACCATAGCCCATTTCAGAAGTCATATCTATAGATCCTTTTAAGGATTTGATAGTTTTTTTAACTATTGCAAGACCAAGACCGCTACCAGGCTTATCTTTTGATAATCTATAAAAAGGCTTAAAAATATCTTTTAATTTATTTTCAGGAATTCCAGGTCCAGAATCATCAACTTCGATTGAAAACAATTTTGTACCTTCATTATATGAAATATTTATATCTACATACCCATAATCTGTATATTTTACAGAATTTCCTATAATATTTACAAGTATTTGTCTGAGTTTAGTTCCATCAGTTATTATATTTTCAGGAATTTCAGTCTTATAATTTATATTGAGTTCAACATCAGGAGAAGTCATTGGTTCAACGATGGAAATAGATTCAAATAAAATTTGTTTAAATTTGATTTGTTCAATTTTCATTTTAGTTTGTCTATTCAATTTATTGAAAGTAGAAATATCATCTATTAAAGAATTTAAATGTTTTGCAGAAGCATAGACTTTTCTCATGAATCTACGCATATCTTGAGGTTCTATGTCATCATCAGATAAAACAGTTTCTGAAAAACCAATGATTGAGGTCAATGGAGTTCTTAACTCATGAGTTATAAAACTCAAGTATACACTATTCAATTCATTGGCTTCTTTTTCTTTATCTCTTAAATTTCTTAAAGACAAAAAAGTAGATGCAAGGTTTGAAAAAACTTTTAACATTTTTTTAGAGTTATCAGAAAATTTTTCTAATTTAAAATTATCTATGTATAAATGTCCAACTATTTTATTTTTAATTCTTAAAGGAGAAATTATTGTTACTATTTCTTTATGCTCGCTATGAAGCTTAGAACTTAGTTCAAAAACATTTTTTCTT contains:
- the holA gene encoding DNA polymerase III subunit delta: MEKIYIKGDSEILKKMKFEEIIKNKKNPLEVIIPEDFDESNVYKLFTMMGMFATEKTCLIKNFEKLKDDQKKLIKKLLSIEDSTVSTLIITSRGKTGLSKSIKFDHIFEYKLPNPWEEDKWVKIIEDIAKKFDKNIDKNAAIRLIELAGKNDEYLYQEIKKLSIYSSETISFNDVNEISSSFSNPEYEDICYAISSKSFQIALKKIDELMEDPTFYPLTFLYYLFNYFLDMIKVVYNGEGKLKYTWNQVEKISNNSGVKKGRTKNFLGVNFKNDYIRRINHERIYDIQSIEEILIEIEKLDRRIKYGENFKIIITDLINYIKEK
- a CDS encoding GAF domain-containing sensor histidine kinase, with the protein product MDSNQEIKNYMQGFEDMSELFQKITGEETEKDFMNKLLDVAIKSIPEAESGSIWKIEGTLYKAVAGYLYDEELLNNMEIPFEESYIKNHMDEEVHEVHNISNYNKRKNVFELSSKLHSEHKEIVTIISPLRIKNKIVGHLYIDNFKLEKFSDNSKKMLKVFSNLASTFLSLRNLRDKEKEANELNSVYLSFITHELRTPLTSIIGFSETVLSDDDIEPQDMRRFMRKVYASAKHLNSLIDDISTFNKLNRQTKMKIEQIKFKQILFESISIVEPMTSPDVELNINYKTEIPENIITDGTKLRQILVNIIGNSVKYTDYGYVDINISYNEGTKLFSIEVDDSGPGIPENKLKDIFKPFYRLSKDKPGSGLGLAIVKKTIKSLKGSIDMTSEMGYGTKTLIKLPLKINPPKNN